The Chitinophaga parva genomic sequence ACAGGTAAAACAGGCCCGCGCCGCCTTTCAACCTACGGTGAATGCGCAGGTGGGTGCTAACATCAACTACGTTTCCAAGAACAGCCTGAATGGCTTCAGCACCAGCCAGTTCCTCAAGAGTGATCACGTGGAGGATTACAGCGCACAAGTAGGGGTGAGCTGGGAAGTAGATGTGTGGGGTAAACTGCGCCGCCAGAAAGAAGCGGCCATTGCCGGCTACCTCCAGACCTACGAAGCGAAGAAGGCGGTGCAAACAAAGCTGGTGGCCGATATTGCCACCGCGTATTACAACCTGCTCATGCTGGATGAACAGCTGGCCATTGCCCACCACAACGTGGAACTGGGCGATAGCATCCTGTCCATCATCCAGCTGCAAAAAACTGCAGGCGATGCCAACCAGCTGGCGGTAGAACAGGCTTACGTACAGCGCCAGGCCGCTGCCGTACTGATCCCGCAACTGGAGCGCGCTATTGCCCTGCAGGAAACCGGCCTTCACATCCTTACCGGTACTTTGCCCGGCCCGGTGTTGACCCGCACAGACCTCCGTTCCGTACCTGTGGAAGACCAGCTGACCGCCGGAGTGCCCGCCGCTATGGTGAGCCGCCGCCCGGATGTGCGCAGCAACGAACTGGCATTGGTGACCGCCAATGCCAATGTAGGCGCGGCACAGGCCAATATGTACCCGGTGCTTAACATCACCGCTTCCGGTGGCACCGATGCATTTAAGGCCAGCAACTGGTTCAATATCCCCAATTCACTGTTCGGCATTGTAGGCGGCACCATTGCGCAGCCCCTGCTGCAGCACCGCCAGTTGAAAACACAATATGAAGTCGCCAAGATCAACCGCGAAGCGGCTGTGATCAGCTTCAAACAGTCCGTGCTCAATGCCGTAGGAGAAGTGTCCAATGCCCTGGCATCCATCGATCACCTGGCCGAGCAGGAGACCATTACCAGCAACCGCATGGATACATTGAAAGTGGCCATCTTCAACGCCAGCCTGCTGTACAAAGCCGGCATGGCGAACTACCTGGAAGTGATCACCGCGCAAAGCAACCTGTTGCAAAGCCAGCTGGACTTCGCGGATATCCGCCGCCAGCGCCTCTCTGCAAACGTAGAGCTGTACCGCGCACTCGGTGGAGGATGGAAGTAGGAATTACCGCAGGTCTTAAGTACCAGGTTTGTAAATAATGAATAGCTAGAATGGATATAGATCAACACGATTGGAACTAGTTGTGTTAGTAAATAGGTTTAAAGACAAAAAGACTGCCGTATAAAGGCAGTCTTTTTTGTTTAATATGCACGGTACCTAAGACCTTAGAAAGGTGATACGTGTGGGTTTATTTTCTTTTATAAAATGAGATAGTGGACACAGCGCCGGGATAATCCCTGATCTCCGTGTCGGTGTAATAACCGCCGGCATCTGCAGCAAAGCAAATGCCCTCGCCCTGGTGCTCATTGCCGGCATAGGGTACGGTTTGCGGGGCCAGTAGCATAGCGTCTGCCAGGCTTTGCGCCGCAGTGCGGGGCCAGTAGAAGATCTGGCCTTTATTGCGCAGCAATATCTCCTTGCCATCCGGCGATACATCTCCGGAGGTGAAAAGGTCAAAGCTGGTTTTCAGCACCGCTTTCAGCGTGATGGTAGCGGTAGTGGACTGCGGGTAGGCTGCCTTATAAATGGTGCTCCTGCCGGTTTGTTTGGAAGCGATGAAAAGGTCCTTTGTGAGCGGGTCTACGAGCAGGGTTTCGGCATTTACTGCGCCGGTCGGATATACCAGCGTGATCTTGTCGATGGTGCTGATATGCACCACCGTGCTGGCACCCGGGGTGGTGATGGAGGGCTCTGCAAAGCGGTAGATGGCCACATTCGTACGCCCGTTAGCGTTATCGC encodes the following:
- a CDS encoding efflux transporter outer membrane subunit, encoding MRKSFPLYTSLLLLTVGLWACRTGRNYVQPPLPLPAQFQTATADTLSVGDKPWQQFFTDKQLVALIDTGLQNNYDLQLAITRIEAAGEQVKQARAAFQPTVNAQVGANINYVSKNSLNGFSTSQFLKSDHVEDYSAQVGVSWEVDVWGKLRRQKEAAIAGYLQTYEAKKAVQTKLVADIATAYYNLLMLDEQLAIAHHNVELGDSILSIIQLQKTAGDANQLAVEQAYVQRQAAAVLIPQLERAIALQETGLHILTGTLPGPVLTRTDLRSVPVEDQLTAGVPAAMVSRRPDVRSNELALVTANANVGAAQANMYPVLNITASGGTDAFKASNWFNIPNSLFGIVGGTIAQPLLQHRQLKTQYEVAKINREAAVISFKQSVLNAVGEVSNALASIDHLAEQETITSNRMDTLKVAIFNASLLYKAGMANYLEVITAQSNLLQSQLDFADIRRQRLSANVELYRALGGGWK